The proteins below come from a single Agromyces flavus genomic window:
- a CDS encoding CoA-acylating methylmalonate-semialdehyde dehydrogenase, giving the protein MTDTTTDRAARSDAPTAEVLDHWIDGAPAAGASDRTGPVYDPARGVVQREVRYATADDVDAAVQAAARAFLMWRDVSIAKRQQVMFRFRELLASRAPELAAILTSEHGKVTGDALGEIQRGLEVVELACGLPEYTKGEYSENASSGIDVYTVRQPLGVVGIISPFNFPAMVPLWFFPLAIATGNTVVLKPSEKDPSASVWLARLLQEAGLPDGVFNVVHGDKVAVDALLDHPTVRAISFVGSTPIAKYIYEHGTAAGKRVQALGGAKNHMLVLPDADLDLAADAAVNAGFGSSGERCMAISVVLAVDTVADAFVDKVRERMSKLTVGDGTRGTDMGPLITREHRDKVAGYVDTARTDGADVVVDGREHPIDGADDGFWMGPTLVDRVPVSSAVYRDEIFGPVLSVVRVEGYEDGLRIINESRYGNGTAIFTNDGGAARRFQREVTVGMVGINVPIPVPVGYHSFGGWKDSLFGHAKAYGPRGFDFYTQEKAITSRWLDPSHGGINLGFPQHE; this is encoded by the coding sequence ATGACCGACACGACCACCGACCGGGCGGCCCGCAGCGACGCGCCCACCGCCGAGGTGCTCGACCACTGGATCGACGGCGCCCCCGCCGCGGGCGCGTCCGACCGGACCGGGCCCGTCTACGACCCCGCGCGCGGCGTCGTGCAGCGCGAGGTGCGCTACGCGACCGCCGACGACGTGGATGCCGCAGTGCAGGCCGCGGCCCGGGCGTTCCTGATGTGGCGCGACGTCTCGATCGCGAAGCGCCAGCAGGTGATGTTCAGGTTCCGCGAGCTGCTCGCCTCGCGGGCGCCCGAGCTCGCGGCGATCCTCACGAGCGAGCACGGCAAGGTGACCGGCGACGCGCTGGGCGAAATCCAGCGCGGGCTCGAGGTCGTCGAGCTCGCATGCGGGTTGCCCGAGTACACCAAGGGCGAGTACTCCGAGAACGCCTCGTCGGGCATCGACGTGTACACCGTGCGGCAGCCGCTCGGCGTGGTGGGCATCATCAGCCCGTTCAACTTCCCGGCGATGGTGCCGCTGTGGTTCTTCCCGCTCGCGATCGCGACGGGCAACACGGTCGTGCTGAAGCCGTCCGAAAAGGACCCGTCGGCCTCGGTCTGGCTGGCGCGCCTGCTGCAGGAGGCCGGCCTGCCCGACGGCGTGTTCAACGTCGTGCACGGCGACAAGGTCGCGGTCGACGCGCTGCTCGACCACCCGACGGTGAGGGCGATCTCATTCGTCGGATCGACCCCGATCGCGAAGTACATCTACGAGCACGGCACCGCGGCGGGCAAGCGGGTGCAGGCGCTCGGCGGCGCGAAGAACCACATGCTCGTGCTGCCCGACGCCGACCTCGACCTCGCGGCCGACGCCGCCGTGAACGCCGGGTTCGGCTCGTCGGGCGAGCGCTGCATGGCCATCTCGGTCGTGCTGGCGGTCGACACGGTCGCCGACGCGTTCGTCGACAAGGTGCGCGAGCGGATGTCGAAGCTCACGGTGGGCGACGGCACGCGCGGCACCGACATGGGTCCGCTCATCACGCGCGAGCACCGCGACAAGGTCGCCGGCTACGTCGACACGGCGCGGACCGACGGCGCCGACGTGGTGGTCGACGGCCGCGAGCACCCGATCGACGGGGCCGACGACGGATTCTGGATGGGTCCGACGCTCGTCGACCGGGTCCCGGTGTCATCGGCCGTGTACCGCGACGAGATCTTCGGCCCCGTGCTCTCGGTCGTGCGGGTCGAGGGCTACGAGGACGGCCTGCGCATCATCAACGAGTCGCGCTACGGCAACGGCACGGCGATCTTCACCAACGACGGCGGCGCCGCCCGGCGCTTCCAGCGCGAGGTGACGGTCGGCATGGTCGGCATCAACGTGCCGATCCCGGTGCCGGTCGGCTACCACTCGTTCGGCGGATGGAAGGACTCCCTGTTCGGGCACGCGAAGGCGTACGGCCCGCGCGGCTTCGACTTCTACACGCAGGAGAAGGCGATCACGTCGCGCTGGCTCGACCCGAGCCACGGCGGCATCAACCTGGGCTTCCCGCAGCACGAGTGA
- a CDS encoding GntR family transcriptional regulator, with protein MPVPRDAPAPPRTLLRDDVYSRLRTAIVDGTLEPGEQLRDGELATWLGVSRTPVREALLRLARAGLVVARPGRSTVVSTLDRHAIRNARDVVAAMHELAVREAVDALTEDDLAAMRDAAGRFRRAIDAGDVDAALRADDELHGVPVSVARNDALLTVLDQFTPVVRRAERLRFASLDARASLERHDQLIRLCAARDGEAAAAVAFDTWHSLTADDADEVGDAGVTRAAGSPG; from the coding sequence GTGCCCGTTCCCCGAGATGCCCCGGCGCCCCCGCGCACGCTCCTGCGCGACGACGTCTACAGCCGCCTGCGCACCGCCATCGTCGACGGCACGCTGGAACCGGGCGAGCAGCTGCGCGACGGCGAACTCGCGACCTGGCTCGGCGTGAGCCGCACGCCGGTGCGCGAGGCACTGCTCCGGCTCGCGCGGGCCGGGCTCGTCGTCGCGCGCCCCGGACGGTCCACGGTCGTGAGCACCCTCGACCGCCACGCCATCCGCAACGCACGCGACGTCGTCGCCGCGATGCACGAGCTGGCCGTCCGCGAGGCCGTGGACGCGCTCACCGAGGACGACCTGGCCGCGATGCGCGACGCCGCGGGCCGGTTCCGGCGGGCCATCGACGCCGGCGACGTGGACGCCGCGCTGCGCGCCGACGACGAGCTGCACGGCGTGCCGGTGTCGGTTGCGCGCAACGACGCACTCCTGACCGTCCTCGACCAGTTCACGCCGGTCGTGCGCCGCGCCGAGCGCCTGCGCTTCGCCTCGCTCGACGCACGAGCATCCCTCGAGCGGCACGACCAGCTGATCCGGCTCTGCGCGGCGCGCGACGGGGAGGCCGCCGCCGCGGTCGCGTTCGACACGTGGCACAGCCTCACCGCTGACGACGCCGACGAGGTCGGCGACGCCGGCGTCACTCGTGCTGCGGGAAGCCCAGGTTGA
- a CDS encoding CinA family protein, producing MADDDLQSRSDEIARMAQGRSVRIATAESLTSGALASALGRGEEASEWFAGGVVAYAESVKRDVLGVTAGSVLTAQCARELATGAARLLDADVAVAVTGVGGPDPEEGLPPGTVYAAVCVGDEVTDATWRFDGDPSAIVEQTVMAALGLVRRALR from the coding sequence ATGGCAGACGACGACCTCCAGTCCCGCTCCGACGAGATCGCCCGGATGGCGCAGGGCCGGTCCGTGCGCATCGCGACGGCCGAGTCACTCACCTCGGGTGCGCTCGCGAGCGCGCTCGGGCGCGGCGAGGAGGCGTCGGAATGGTTCGCGGGCGGGGTCGTCGCCTATGCCGAGAGCGTCAAGCGCGACGTGCTCGGCGTGACCGCGGGCTCCGTGCTGACGGCGCAGTGCGCGCGCGAGCTCGCCACCGGGGCCGCGCGCCTGCTCGATGCCGACGTCGCCGTCGCGGTCACGGGCGTCGGCGGGCCCGACCCCGAGGAGGGGCTGCCGCCCGGCACGGTGTATGCGGCCGTCTGTGTGGGCGACGAGGTGACGGATGCGACGTGGCGCTTCGACGGCGACCCGTCGGCCATCGTCGAGCAGACCGTCATGGCCGCACTCGGCCTCGTGCGTCGAGCACTCCGCTGA